A portion of the Segatella copri DSM 18205 genome contains these proteins:
- a CDS encoding transposase domain-containing protein produces MLDKNPERWLCYVLKHIDSTPEDKYYTLLPEFWEDEEQ; encoded by the coding sequence GTGCTAGATAAAAATCCTGAGCGTTGGCTTTGTTATGTGTTGAAGCACATAGATTCTACGCCTGAGGATAAGTATTATACTCTTCTTCCTGAGTTCTGGGAAGATGAGGAACAATAA
- a CDS encoding transposase domain-containing protein — translation MLSQLLDNASERLIRDMVMGKKAYLFCRDLDACKRAAMMYSLFGACKVLDKNPERWLCYVLKHIDSMPEDKYYTLLPEFWEDEEQ, via the coding sequence TTGTTATCCCAACTTTTGGATAATGCCAGCGAACGCCTGATCCGTGACATGGTGATGGGAAAGAAGGCTTATTTGTTCTGCCGTGACTTGGATGCCTGTAAGCGTGCAGCAATGATGTACTCCTTGTTTGGTGCATGTAAGGTACTAGATAAAAATCCTGAGCGTTGGCTTTGTTATGTGTTGAAGCACATAGATTCTATGCCTGAGGATAAGTATTATACTCTTCTTCCTGAGTTCTGGGAAGATGAGGAACAATAA
- a CDS encoding putative toxin-antitoxin system toxin component, PIN family, with translation MNIVLDTNSLIMSIAPRSPYRKVWNAFLSGDYNLCVSNEIIEEYSEVLSRNISPQVSEAIVYAILTRPNIIRKDPHYTFALIEADKDDNKFVDCAIAANAKCIVTEDKHFKVLEDIPFPKVEVIGIEDFKCYLDKWI, from the coding sequence ATGAATATTGTATTGGATACAAATAGTTTGATTATGTCAATCGCCCCTAGAAGTCCGTATCGTAAGGTGTGGAATGCTTTTCTTAGTGGCGATTATAACCTTTGTGTGTCCAATGAAATAATAGAGGAGTATTCAGAGGTTTTATCTCGTAATATATCCCCTCAAGTTTCTGAAGCCATAGTTTATGCTATATTGACTAGACCCAATATAATTCGCAAAGATCCTCATTATACTTTTGCTTTAATTGAGGCAGATAAAGATGACAATAAGTTTGTAGATTGTGCCATTGCTGCAAATGCAAAGTGTATTGTTACAGAAGACAAGCACTTTAAGGTCCTGGAAGATATTCCTTTTCCTAAAGTGGAGGTTATAGGTATAGAGGATTTTAAATGTTATTTGGATAAGTGGATATAG
- a CDS encoding DEAD/DEAH box helicase, translating to MKEIKLFDYQEDMKERIEKALRLHRSVMAQMPTGTGKTVLLASVVESFLREHSNCNVWIVAHRRELVSQIRETIERVFSKITPSLFTIKEGNFSKTHPSSLTLKGGSTFHPDPLTLRGEGGNRPTRCSEPLRSKVGGPSKVSPDCAGWDRLGATCLRPADGLGATSASSVNPNSDMMPIKAVSIQWLSKHYDEIEEEPGMIVIDEAHHALAKTYKGMWDRFPKAKFLGLTATPCRLNGKGFTDLFDVLVQSWSVPEFISKGRLATYDFVSIKSDGVTQRLIDSLQKRGADGDYQNKEMDMLLNKKPSIERLYRSLEEFGKDRKGIVYAINISHANAIAEFYREHGIAAVAIDSKTPSSLRKELIERFKASNLSFSNHPVPLSKEGIFSNHPVPLSKEGSTSHPDPLTLRGEGGNRPTRCSEPLRSKDGGPSKVSPDCAGWDRLGATCLRPADNVGDRLGATCLRAADGVGDRLGATCLRAADELAPIQVLVNVDIFSEGFDCPDIEFVQLARPTLSLAKYLQMVGRGLRVAKGKKNCVIIDNVGLYRVFGLPSQVWNWNAMFEGKLKIGKRKETPKDREFFLMNEKQDDIQIHPDSEMMMVMSHEELLQTIQYREFVDSRGEFAIIKLPDGKMTVVNRQGEQVLEPGDYYDMKLLDGNILFYRHCRKEVCYYDLLSGAIIDDGPNVYDVPKVVTLEGWEFIKYGDVYMSRTYEHFSWPYCPSKYDLFNFGDYLIYRYNYLVDSGCQEWYYYEGGNGLMMKATIDSNRVCFLRGDYEHVYWMCATLRCGCIVVMDSKQDYYLVDSYLKKTYIGCNNPKNENEDLHIVMPRLGKKYYDEMMLQEKKKEASEMLLLHEKSEAGHVELYQAGKKWGVKVDGKVIVPPLYCSIAQSVGAYCAFEEIPRHWGIMTLKGKVIVDAKYEKVEIRDGGIALVTDITGRKHRPSI from the coding sequence ATGAAGGAAATCAAACTTTTTGATTACCAAGAGGATATGAAGGAACGGATTGAGAAGGCGTTGCGCCTTCATCGGTCCGTAATGGCACAAATGCCAACTGGTACGGGTAAAACGGTTCTACTCGCTTCGGTCGTAGAATCGTTTTTGAGGGAACATTCTAATTGCAATGTTTGGATTGTTGCCCATAGAAGGGAGTTGGTTTCTCAGATTCGAGAAACTATTGAAAGAGTTTTTTCTAAAATCACCCCGTCCCTCTTTACCATTAAAGAGGGGAATTTTTCGAAAACCCACCCGTCCTCCCTTACCCTTAAGGGAGGCTCCACCTTTCACCCCGACCCTCTCACCCTCAGGGGAGAGGGAGGAAACCGCCCTACTCGCTGCTCGGAACCGCTACGCTCTAAGGTTGGCGGACCATCAAAGGTCTCGCCAGATTGTGCGGGATGGGACCGCCTGGGTGCTACTTGCTTGCGGCCTGCTGATGGGCTTGGTGCCACTTCTGCCTCTTCTGTTAATCCTAATTCTGACATGATGCCGATAAAGGCTGTGTCGATACAATGGTTGTCGAAGCACTATGACGAGATAGAGGAAGAACCGGGAATGATAGTGATTGACGAGGCGCATCATGCGCTTGCCAAGACTTACAAGGGAATGTGGGATAGATTCCCGAAAGCTAAGTTCCTGGGACTGACAGCAACACCTTGCCGATTGAATGGTAAGGGATTCACTGATCTGTTTGATGTCTTGGTGCAGTCGTGGAGTGTTCCTGAATTTATCAGCAAGGGAAGATTGGCGACATATGATTTTGTGAGCATCAAATCGGATGGTGTGACGCAACGGCTCATCGACTCCTTGCAGAAGCGAGGGGCTGATGGTGACTACCAGAACAAAGAAATGGATATGTTGCTGAATAAAAAGCCGAGCATCGAAAGGCTCTATCGGAGTTTGGAAGAATTTGGTAAAGACAGAAAGGGCATCGTGTATGCTATCAATATTTCTCATGCTAATGCTATTGCCGAGTTCTACAGAGAACACGGCATAGCGGCTGTTGCTATTGATAGTAAAACGCCAAGTTCTTTACGAAAAGAACTTATTGAAAGGTTCAAAGCTTCTAATCTTTCTTTTTCGAATCACCCTGTTCCTCTTTCCAAAGAAGGGATTTTTTCGAATCACCCCGTCCCTCTTTCCAAAGAGGGCTCCACCTCTCACCCCGACCCTCTCACCCTCAGGGGAGAGGGAGGAAACCGCCCTACTCGGTGCTCGGAACCGCTACGCTCTAAGGATGGCGGACCATCAAAGGTCTCGCCAGATTGTGCGGGATGGGACCGCCTGGGTGCTACTTGCTTGCGACCTGCTGATAATGTTGGCGATAGACTGGGTGCTACTTGCTTGCGGGCTGCTGATGGAGTTGGCGATAGACTGGGGGCTACTTGCTTGCGGGCTGCTGATGAACTTGCTCCTATACAGGTGTTGGTGAATGTGGACATCTTCTCGGAGGGATTTGACTGTCCGGATATTGAGTTTGTGCAGTTGGCTCGTCCTACCTTGTCGCTTGCCAAGTATCTGCAGATGGTGGGACGTGGATTGCGAGTGGCCAAGGGAAAGAAGAACTGCGTGATTATAGATAATGTGGGACTATATCGGGTGTTCGGGTTGCCTTCGCAAGTATGGAACTGGAATGCTATGTTCGAGGGAAAGCTGAAAATTGGCAAGAGAAAGGAGACTCCGAAGGATAGAGAGTTTTTCCTGATGAACGAGAAGCAAGACGATATTCAGATTCATCCAGACTCAGAAATGATGATGGTGATGAGCCATGAAGAATTGCTCCAAACGATACAGTATCGTGAGTTTGTGGACAGTAGAGGGGAGTTTGCCATCATCAAGCTTCCTGATGGGAAGATGACGGTAGTGAACCGACAAGGAGAACAAGTCTTGGAGCCAGGCGATTACTATGACATGAAACTGTTGGATGGCAACATCCTGTTCTACCGACATTGCAGAAAGGAGGTCTGCTATTATGACCTGTTGTCTGGAGCTATTATTGACGATGGTCCCAATGTTTACGATGTTCCAAAGGTGGTTACGCTAGAAGGTTGGGAGTTCATCAAATATGGAGATGTTTATATGTCTCGTACCTACGAACATTTCTCTTGGCCATATTGCCCTTCCAAATATGACCTGTTCAATTTTGGGGATTACCTGATATATCGTTATAATTATTTAGTAGATAGTGGTTGCCAGGAATGGTACTATTATGAAGGAGGCAATGGCTTGATGATGAAGGCTACTATAGATAGTAATCGAGTATGTTTCTTGCGTGGTGATTATGAACATGTGTATTGGATGTGTGCCACTCTTCGTTGTGGTTGTATTGTGGTTATGGACAGCAAGCAGGACTACTACCTGGTGGATTCATATTTGAAGAAGACCTATATTGGATGCAATAACCCAAAGAATGAAAATGAAGATCTTCATATTGTAATGCCTCGCCTTGGCAAGAAATACTATGATGAGATGATGTTACAGGAGAAGAAAAAGGAAGCAAGCGAGATGCTTCTTTTGCATGAGAAGTCAGAAGCAGGACATGTGGAATTGTATCAAGCAGGAAAGAAATGGGGCGTGAAGGTAGATGGTAAAGTTATCGTGCCACCCCTCTACTGCAGTATAGCGCAATCTGTTGGTGCCTATTGCGCCTTTGAAGAGATTCCCAGACATTGGGGCATTATGACATTGAAAGGAAAAGTGATTGTTGATGCCAAATATGAGAAGGTGGAGATTCGTGATGGAGGGATCGCCTTGGTAACTGATATCACGGGGAGAAAACACAGACCATCCATCTGA